Within the Drosophila miranda strain MSH22 chromosome Y unlocalized genomic scaffold, D.miranda_PacBio2.1 Contig_Y2_pilon, whole genome shotgun sequence genome, the region ACAGATATATGGGCGTGAAATTGGAGCGCACTAGCACTTCGCAAACTCCATCTGCCAAAAAGCGCAAGCTGGTTCAAAATGATGTAAATGAATTAGAAATTGAACACGAGAGCACGGTGCCGATGCTAATGGACATTGCAAAGGAGCTGCGGGACATGAATAGACAAACTCGCTTGAACGCCCAGCGCACAGAAGCCAATACGGACGCGCTTTTGGCTCTAGGCACACAGATCTCAGACCTAATTCAGCAACAGCTCAAGGAGCGCAAGCGTCTTAATGCTATAATGGAGAAATTTGTTCTCAAAATCGAAACAACCGACTAACTAGTTCCACTATTTTAATTATGGTTTGCTAAAGAAAATATTGAAAGTGTCCCTCAAGACCTAATGTTTGACCAGGAAAGAAAGATCTGTCCACTTTTTCAAACATTTAAGATTATTATAATTAATGTAAACTAGGCGCATAATGGGGAACCATGGGCATTTTTGAGAGATGTGAAACGTCGATTGGACAAACGATAAAATAAACAgtttgtttgctttggcaAATATTTTTATACTCAACAGACACGCAGTTGGTTTTGGCGGGAACCTTTTGAATTGAATTTTCTTGTCAAAATTGTTTAGTGTACTGTTTTTTAATCCCAATATCGTTTCTGGGTCTTTCGTTCAACGGTTTCCGGGTCAGAGGCTCACGAATACAATTATTGATGAGCATATGAATGGGAAAATTATGCATTAATGACTATGAACTATACAATTCTTAAATAAGCTGCTTTTATAGTATTGCTAGTTAGGCTTGCAAAATGA harbors:
- the LOC117193062 gene encoding uncharacterized protein LOC117193062; the protein is MGVKLERTSTSQTPSAKKRKLVQNDVNELEIEHESTVPMLMDIAKELRDMNRQTRLNAQRTEANTDALLALGTQISDLIQQQLKERKRLNAIMEKFVLKIETTD